A genomic stretch from Solanum stenotomum isolate F172 chromosome 8, ASM1918654v1, whole genome shotgun sequence includes:
- the LOC125875180 gene encoding uncharacterized protein LOC125875180: protein MIYRISTMEEWELMQKTGSTCGGDLDRTTGFIHLSKLDQVQPTLLNFFLNVKDDLCLLQIDAKKLGNGLAYEAVGDTNVFPHFYGPSQSFSPLPLDTVIKGEKLVVPDGKFVCSMLS, encoded by the exons ATGATCTACCGCATCAGTACGATGGAGGAGTGGGAATTGATGCAGAAAACAGGCAGCACTTGTGGCGGGGACCTTGACCGAACCACTGGCTTTATACATCTCAGTAAGCTCGACCAG GTTCAACCAACTTTGCTGAACTTCTTCTTGAACGTTAAGGATGATTTGTGCTTGCTGCAAATCGATGCTAAAAAG ctTGGGAATGGGTTGGCTTATGAAGCTGTCGGTGACACAAATGTCTTTCCTCATTTTTATGGCCCATCTCAGAGTTTCAGCCCACTACCACTAGATACAGTCATTAAAGGGGAGAAGCTGGTGGTGCCCGATGGAAAATTTGTATGCAGCATGCTCAGTTGA
- the LOC125874248 gene encoding pectinesterase 4-like translates to MVGKIVVSLVSLFLVVGVVLGVAIVVHKGSGQNPKVQMKASIVEFCKPAEFEIACFKSLDAVSKNDSATMKDYLLASLQVTGDEIKKSLAVVEKGSPIDNKTDPYNHMAVEDCKELLQYAAEELHDSYSMVGDTALHSLGDRVSELLNWLGAVYSYQSMCLDGIIDKPDYKEALENGMRNATQLTHNAINIVAKISTVLQAFNISSTITTSTSSHRRLLGYPTWFPVADRKLLAGGRHRTAPHAVVAKDDSGQYNTVAAALAAYPKNHRGKYIVYVKAGIYDEHVIISKKQPNVFIYGDGAGKTIITGHRNFGIMKIPTQDTATFAVLGNGFVARGITFRNTAGPQGHQAVALRINGDMAAVFDCSIEGYQDTLYYQNHRQFYRNCVISGTIDFIFGRGSAVIQNSLIIARRPLDSQFNTITADGKEIANKPGGLVFQNCRIVPERELFADRFKLATYLGRPWKPYATTVFMESELGDFIRPEGWMIWQGQSFERTCNYYEFANRGPGANINNRNKSFKNFRLINPVEAVQYTVDRWINGYLWLRHTGAPFYLGLGGR, encoded by the exons ATGGTGGGGAAAATAGTGGTTTCTTTGGTATCGTTGTTTCTTGTGGTGGGTGTTGTATTGGGAGTGGCGATCGTGGTGCACAAAGGGTCAGGACAAAATCCGAAAGTCCAAATGAAGGCATCGATTGTGGAGTTCTGTAAACCTGCGGAATTCGAAATAGCTTGTTTTAAGAGCCTTGATGCAGTGTCTAAGAACGATAGTGCTACGATGAAAGACTACCTGTTAGCTTCGTTGCAAGTGACAGGGGATGAAATAAAGAAATCTTTAGCGGTGGTGGAAAAGGGTAGTCCTATCGATAATAAAACGGATCCGTACAATCACATGGCAGTAGAGGATTGCAAAGAGCTGTTGCAATATGCGGCGGAGGAACTCCACGACTCCTACTCTATGGTTGGGGATACCGCATTGCATTCCCTTGGGGATCGTGTAAGCGAACTATTGAACTGGCTCGGTGCGGTCTACTCCTATCAAAGCATGTGTCTCGATGGTATAATCGATAAGCCTGATTACAAAGAAGCCTTAGAAAATGGCATGCGGAATGCAACCCAACTCACACACAATGCAATCAACATTGTAGCAAAGATTTCAACCGTCCTCCAAGCCTTCAACATCTCAAGCACCATAACTACATCAACATCTAGTCATCGTCGCCTCCTTGGTTACCCTACCTGGTTCCCTGTTGCCGACCGTAAGCTTTTAGCAGGAGGACGACATAGGACAGCTCCTCATGCAGTGGTCGCCAAGGATGACAGTGGTCAGTACAACACCGTCGCTGCTGCCCTCGCTGCCTATCCTAAAAACCATAGAGGCAAATACATAGTCTATGTCAAAGCTGGAATCTATGACGAGCATGTCATCATCTCTAAGAAGCAACCAAACGTCTTCATCTATGGCGATGGAGCAGGGAAAACCATTATTACTGGACATAGAAACTTTGGTATCATGAAAATACCCACCCAAGACACAGCTACTTTTG CTGTTCTTGGCAATGGATTCGTTGCTAGGGGAATTACCTTCCGCAACACTGCTGGTCCACAAGGTCACCAAGCTGTGGCTCTTCGAATTAACGGTGATATGGCTGCTGTTTTTGACTGCAGCATTGAAGGTTATCAAGATACCTTGTACTATCAAAACCATCGCCAATTTTATCGCAACTGTGTCATATCTGGTACGATAGATTTCATCTTTGGAAGAGGATCAGCAGTAATCCAAAATAGTTTGATCATAGCGAGGAGACCTTTGGACAGCCAGTTCAACACGATCACCGCTGATGGCAAAGAAATAGCGAACAAACCAGGTGGTTTGGTGTTCCAGAACTGCAGAATCGTTCCAGAAAGGGAATTGTTTGCAGATAGGTTCAAGCTGGCAACATACTTGGGCCGTCCCTGGAAGCCTTACGCAACGACTGTATTCATGGAGAGCGAATTGGGTGATTTCATCCGCCCAGAAGGTTGGATGATATGGCAAGGACAATCATTCGAGCGGACATGTAATTACTACGAGTTTGCCAACCGCGGACCGGGTGCAAACATCAATAACAGGAACAAGAGCTTCAAGAACTTCCGTCTTATTAACCCAGTTGAAGCTGTTCAATACACAGTCGACCGCTGGATTAATGGATATCTTTGGTTGAGGCACACTGGTGCACCGTTTTACCTTGGCCTTGGAGGAagataa